The DNA region CAAATAAGATCGATAATGCGTCTTTCTTCGCTAGACTCAGGCCAGTTTCTAACCACGCAACCAACGCGTCTGTAAATTGCGCCGTCAACAtgctccaagaccaagccaTGGCGGTGTTGCACCTGCAGCCACCAACATGACCGCGCTTTCGAAAGACCAGCCTTGTCACCGATGCTATAGCAATCCAACTTCAGCACAACATCGGAATTCGTACCTCGGAATGCACCTAGCAGCCAAGCCTCCGGGTTTGGAACTCTGCTCCCGTGAACCAGACGACCTCGTACACGCAGCCGGCCCGCAGTAACTTGGCCCAGTGGCACCAAGGCAGAGCGGAGTGTCACACCGCAGTCGATGATCTCCAGGTGCAAGACCTTCGTGCTTTGGAGTGCACCAAGGGTCAAACCACTACGTGGGTCAAGAAAGAGAACCGGACACTCGACTGACGCCCAAGACCAGCTTGGGGCGCGGTACGGGATGCACTGCACGGGGTGACTCTCTCTTGGAGCTGCGAACCAGATCAGCTGATCAAGCAGATCATCTTCCCAAAGCCCTGCGAGGTATCTTCCAGGCCCGCCTCCAGACTGGACGGAGAGGTGGTGAATCTGGCTTGCCAGTGCTGAGATGGCAGGTAGCTTGTCCTCTGGAAAGGTGAGATTGCGGTGGCTATAGACGGCTACCATGTTTTTCCAGGCTTCCTTATATGGGTACTGGCTGCTGTGTTTGGGAAGAACCTTGGCTACTACACTTTGATGTTTTCGTAACCACGAGTTCCATCCCTGTATGCCTTGTTCACATCGCCAAGTCATGGTTGATGTGCCGTATGTCAAAGCCCGTCGGCAGAGAATTTGTTCTTGATAAGCCCAAGCACGGCGGTCCAAGGGTTCGGGAGAGGCGCCGTTATCCCAGATGCAATACTCAGCGCTAATAAGATCCACCACATCGTCTGGGAAAGCCATTGAAAGTTGGAATTGGTATGACACGACATCCGGTTCTAGGCAACGTGGTTGAGTGTTCGATGCTAAAAAGCCTTTGTCGGAGCTACGCGCGTTGGCTGCGATGATGGTGACTGAAGCATTCTGGTAGTATTGCGCCATCTGTCCGATTTCGGCGCCTTTGTCTTCAACTGAGTCCTGGATGATACAGAATGCGTCGACCCAAAGATACTTGAGACCAATTTGCCTCGTAACCGTAATTGCGTCTTGAATAGTACGCGGAAGGGCCGAAGTTGCTAGACATGTGGGGCGATCTAGAGGAGTGATTAGCAGACCTGAAACCGAAATCGTCTGCCAAGCTGTGGTGATGTACCATTTGATAGAGGAGTTCCGGATTGTGAGTTACTGCCCCAGCAATAGCTAAGGGCGGCATACTGGCCGTATTCGGTTTGTGCCTCGTGTATTCTGACTGTGTTTTGGTTTTGCAGATCAAGTACGCGTGTTGGCAGTGGCACGGGCACCGGGCGTGGACAAGATTGGTGGTGGGTATCACAGTCCGCCACCCACGACCTGATCTTTACAAAAGCAGCGCTGGAATGCACATTGAGGTCACAGGACCGAGAGCTAATGTAAGCGGCTGCTTGATCGCCTGATCGGAAAAATGGAAATGTGAATTAGATATCGAACCACAAGTCCGATGCGAGAAGGGGGCACTTACCGGGACATGCGTAAACCTTGAACCTGAAATGGCTGTGCATAAAGTCTCGCGCCGAAATTCCAGCACCGACTATCCCTCCGTGCAGGAGTATCTCATGTATATCGTAAGCTGACTTTCTCATGCCCTCGGGTCGAAGAAGAGCCTGGACGTTGAGGATTGTAGTCGCTGTGTCATGGGCATCGAGAAACCTGGCCATGGGCCAAGTGAAGGAGCTTTCATCCTGTAGAGAATGCAGAGCCAAGCAAAGAAAGATGCTGCACATGCGGCAAAAAGAATATTCGGCAGAATCATGTAGACTTCGGAGCGAGACTTGCAGGCTGAATCCTTCTCTAGATATGGCGTGATGCAAGCATTCCATATCTGCCGTGATGCCATAGCATCTAGCACAAGTATTGGGGCGTTTTAGGGCATCTCTCATCCAACTTTCGTGATTTCCAATACCGCAGACATCCCCAACAGTCCGGTCAGGGAGAGACATTGGATACCTAGGTTGAGCTGGGATGGATTGATCAAGACGAAGTGGGTGGGTTGACCTGCGACAGGCGGGGGTGGACGTACCTAGCAGGCGGGAGGTAAACTTAATAGTGGAGGTCAAGAACCTCGGATCAGCTTCGCGGTTTACACCTGATTGGCCAGAGTGGGACGGCAACGCGTACGGGTATTAAATGCCCGCGCTCAACCAACAGCCTCACCAAGATATGGTGAACAGGAGAAACAGGAAGAGAATTGTTTTCGACTTCTGTTCAATTCAGCTTTAATTTTCCTTGAATTTTTAAGCCTTACATATGGTCTCCTTTACTCTGGTAACCAGAAGTACCTATGTGGGTAAGAATGGCTCATGTGGataactatatataatagaagTAGAAGGATTAGTTTACGGTATTGGGTTTTAATGCTGTCATTCATTGATACCTGCATCGTTTTATATTGTGGCTGGTGGCCTTTTCTGGACGTGTTGGTGaagataataaataataacaATAATAACAATAATAACAATAATAACAATAATAACAATAATAACAATAATAACAATAATAACAATAATAACAATAATAACAATAATAACAATAATAACAATAATAACAATAATAACAATAATAAGGAGAAGAATAAGTCTCGTTCAACCTCGATTGTAAAACGCGCCCCATTACAATCCCGAGTTAGAACTTGCAGTACACCAGTACATGCCTTTGAGCAACGCTTAAAATATCTTAGTTCATAGTGTGATAGCTCAGAAAGACACTGGTGTGCAGTCTCACGGCCTAAAGTATCTGGGTAACTGTTGACACACTGCCCTCAGCCCGCACTTTGGGTTCCTTAGCCTTCCTAGGCTAAGCACCAGCCCATCTGAGAGCGGCAAGAACTCAGTTGCGGAAATGAACATAAGCCTGAACGAACTTGGGTTTCGCCTCCTAGTCTATTGGTATGCTACGAGTAATTAAAATTGACGAGGGGTAAACAATGCAGACAAAGACACCCAGTTCAGATAAAAGCCTAAGAACCTAGGCGTTCAACAACCACTCAATGCCCTTGATCATGTTCTTCCAGTAATCTTGACACCTGTCCAGCTCAGGCCAGTTGGTCCAGAACATGTGTCCATACCCTTCATATAGCTCAAACCGGGTGGGAGCCTTCCACTCTTCTTCCAAAGCCCGCTTGTAGATAAGGGCATGATCTCGGAGAGGATCCAGTCCCGCGACCTGGAAGAAGGTCTTGGGTAGTTTGTGCTTTGCTTCGGCTGTAGGCGGATACCACTCTTTCGCAAATGGCGAGAAGAGAGGTGAGCGAACGTCTACCTTGAGTAGCGTTTCGATGAAGCTGCCGGCTGTAGTATCTTCAGGGCTCTCAAGAAGAGGACCCAACACAGGGTCAGATCGGTTGGCCCACATACTTGTGTAGTCTTGTCGGTATTTGTCCGGCACAATCTCAGGCGGGAGAAGGTAAGGCACACAAAGCCATTGACCAGTGATGGGAGGATGTAGCTGCTCCTTGATGGAAAGATGAACCAATGACGCGGCGATGTTTGAGCCAGCAGACGATCCGCCGACCATGAAGCCTTTGGTTGGGTCTGCCCCAATCCCAGAAGCATTGGCAGCAGCCCACTTGAGAATATCCCAACAATCGAGAACACCGGTAGGGAAAGGATGTTCGGGTGCTAATCGGTACTCCACGTTGAGACAGACTATGCCGAGATCTCTGGTAAAGTGCCTGGCGTTGGAGTCTTCATCCGCAACATCGCCCATGACCCATCCACCTTCATGAAAGAGCACCATGAGAGGTCTCTTGTCTCCATCCATAGCTGACCGATAGTACTTTGTCGGAATTTTGTACCCATCTCGCGCTTCTATAAAAATGGTGTCTTCAATGACCTCTGGTATCGGGTCGGGCACTGGAAGCATATGCTTCAAGCTGTCCAGGTGCTGACGTCGTGCTGCGCGGTTTTCGGGGACGAAGGGGAAGCCTGGGAATGGACGCTTGGCGATAGCTGCTTGCAGCTTCGGGTGTCTCTCGGAAAATTTGGAGTCTGTCATGATGCTCAATTTGAAGATGTAATGGGAGAAAGGATCCTATACAGAAATGACAAATGTTCAAGTCGTCCTTATTGTCGCAATGGAGGGGATGCCTGGGATGATCTTCAACTGCGGAGTCAAGCTCTCACTAGCGAATCATTTTGGCCCCCAAGGTGCTTCGTCAGCGAGAATCATGCCAATGATGATAAGAAGGAAAATTCGGGGCAATGGCTTGGGACCCTTATTGGCATTTACTACCTGAGGTGGAGTGGTGATTATCTCCTAATGTGGAAATACGCATCGTGGCACGAGATCGCCGCTAATGGAAATAACACACTGCACTCTCCAGTAGTTAACTACCTACATGTGTAGAGGAACAATTTCGCCATGTCTAGCAATCAAATATTGCCAGGACTTGCGATCAAGTGGAAAGGGCATCTCAAGGTATGTGGTAACTCGAATCAATCTGGAATTGAAGACAGGGTAACTGTCTTGACAACCTATCTATTGTCTTACGCAATCCTTAGGCGCTCCATAACCCTATGCCACCTGTGGATAGTATCAGTCAATCTTAACACCAGCCCATGAAATCCCTTTAAGTCGTGAAAGGGTTGTAGTCAATGCCCAAACgctcagcctcctcgcgaagcttcttgttcttcctGGTCAAGTGCCACTTAACCACACTGGCCACAGCGATACCAAGACCAGCAAAGACAATTTGAAGGATCATAGCCATGGTGTAACGGGGCGCATCCTTATCAGGGAAGAAGTAAGGGGAGATGACGTTGCCGAGGTGGCCAAAGATGTTGACAATGGCACCACCAGCAGCTCGCTTCTCGGGAGTCTGACCAAGAGTCGACACGGCCCAGGTGTACTGCAGGGTGTTTGCAGAGAAGCAACCGGCTGCGTAGAGGAAGGTCATGGCATATCGGACTGAGGCATTGCCAGTCGCAACAGTGACAACGAAGCCAGCAACTGAGCAAGACagggggatgatgatgtggaaACCACGTTCACGACGGCGATCCGAGTTCCAGGCGACGAAAAAGGTGCAAAGGGTTCCCCATACGTAGGGGGGAGCAGTCATGAGCAAAGCCTGAACTCGGCTTCCGAAACCTATTTCTGTCAGATATAGTAGATGATAGAAGATCTTTGCCACATACCAAGTCCGTTGACGATCGTGGGGAAGAAGTTGTTGAAGCCATATGAAGACGTGATGAAAATGTTCAGGAAGAGGAACATGTACAGCTTGAGATCCGTGACAGCAAGCTTAAGTCCGTGCCAGACAGTAGACTTGTCAGAGAACTCGACTCTGTCATCGAGGATTCGGGCGGCGGCGACCTTGCGCATATCGGCCGTCATGTACCACATGGCACCACCAGAGGTCGAGTCGGGATAGTTAGGCAGGACAAAGTAGGCAGTGATGGCGAAGAAGCCACTAGCAGCGCCCTCGAGGATGAACAGCCACTTCCATCCAGCGAGACCCATAGGGCCATCGAGGCCAGCAAAGACTCCAGCTGCAATTAGTCCCGAAAAGGCTTGGGCGAGGACCAGACCCGAGTAGAGAAGGGCGACACGAAGGGCGAATTCTCTTCGGGTGTACCAGCACGACATGAGGAAGACGGCCTATGGACAAAGAGATTAGTAAGTCGTCACAAGTGGATAGTATGTTGGACATACACCAGGGAAGAGAGGTGCCTCGACAATGCCAAGAACAAACTGAACAGCCCAGAGGCCGCCAGCGCTTGTGCAGACGACagtcaaggctgagatggcAGACCAGATGAAGGCGGCGGCAGGGAGGTAGATAGAAGGTCGAACTCGGGTAATCAACATGTTGGAAGGCAGCTGAGCAACCATGTAGCCGACAGTCAAGATGGCAACGGCAGTCTGATAgtctccatccttgaggttgagatCCTCAttgaagctgttgagacGGGCCTGGGCAATGTTGTTGCGGTTGAGGTAGTTGAACATGTAGAGAATCCAGAGCTGGGGAAGCATCCACATGTCGAGCTTGCGGACGATCCTCTTCTCTAGCTCCTTGGTGTTTTCCATGCCAAGGCGGGCCACATGGTTGATGTCGGCGATGACCCCGGTCTCGGCCTTGGTAATCGAAGGGACTTGGGTGAGAGTAGCACCgttctcctctttctcaccATTGGGATCAGCCCCGGAGGTTGTTTTGATTTCGGTCATTgtgagagaagaaggccttgaaggcaaagactgaggaggagggggagggttCGCAGCAAGATGTGCGGTGCTGAATCATGTAGCAGGATGAGACATACTTTCTTCTTTATAGCTATCCCGTGCTAGTATTGTTGGATGAAATCTTCTCCGCAATACGCTCTACAAGGGTCCTCTCGTCAGACTGTGGAGGATCTGTCGCTCCTTGCCCCATGATGGAAGGTGGTAAGATTCTTGGCCTCCAGCCAAGGAGAGCCAAGGGAGAAGACAAGAGGCAACCCCAAGATCCAACCAATATGAGGGGCAAGGACAAAGTCTTCTCCGCAATCTCAGCACGGGGTCGCCCGCTTGAGACTGCGGATCCGGAACAACAACACTTGGCGTACGACTCACGTCTCGTGTTGTTACCCCACGATGGAAGCGCCAAGGTTCTAGAGGCGGAGGccaagccaaagccaagggAAGAGCCAAAAATTTGCACAGATAAGCGGGGAAGCATGTCATCTCTCTGACAGACACACACAGCACAACTCCAACTTCTTTGGTGTTGTATCGAACGGTGGCTTATTTCTCGGACGTTGCTTCGGCAGATTCTAGGACCATACCAAGTTGGTCTAGCCACCCACATGATTGTAAATGCCTCGTTGCATATTTGGAGAATGCGGGAATTAATTCTTTACCCCAGCAGCTCGCGCAGGCCCCTTGCTCTCCCAGCGCCTCACCCGCGGCTGCCTGTCCACTCACCGATGACAGGCACTCACCGACGGCAGCCGACCTCACCTTGACGGAGGTTACGCCGTACGCTAGCGGTCTTGAATTTCTCCGCCGGCGGCTATTTCTTTCCAGCTCTCGGCAGTTACATAAACGCTTGATATACAAGACTTTTTGCGCCCATGGGGAAGCCCCCTGCCAAGAAACCACCAAGAGATGATATCTTGCGGGGTAAAGACGTCGTTTACAGATCACAATGTGCACGTCACAGAGAAAAATGGTGTCACGACTCTAAACTGGGAGAAACCGGGATGGCTCCTATCCATCGCGTCAGCCAAGCTGCTTGGCTCCGTCGCGGTGCGACAACCCATAGCTCTCACCGCGCGGACTGTAGTGGTGGTGTTGCCTATGGGGAGACACTATGGAGTTCTGGCGAGGCAAGCGGAAGCGAGAAAGGCGGTATCTTACGACCCTAAGCGCCCGGACTCCCCGAGGCCAGGATGCCGAAGCGACCTTGTGCCGGCCTCCAACAGGGAGTAGCCGCTTGGCGACGGGAGAGCAAGGCCATAATTGGAGAAAGATCTCCAAAAATCAAGGCTTGCGGTATTAGAAGTGAGGCCGCCGGTGGCGAGAACTAAGACCGACACGTATGCCAAGGTGCTATCACGCCATCAAGTTGTATTGCCAAGTCTAAAGGCTCATGCTGCCTCCCATTGTTTGTTGATGACGAAAGTGAAGGAGAGTCATGTCTTCCATGATCGTCGTAGCAATGACTAGAGAGTCTACTAGGTAATGAGAGCAGCACAACATAAATATCTTGATGAATTCCTACAAATCCCTTCAGCCCAAACGCTGACTTCAGGTCATTCCGTTTGATGAAATGCAGTTGCCACAGACGACGGTGGAGAAAGAGGGGGAAACAAGTGGAGAGTGCATGAGACCTTCAAGGGTATGAGTTTGATAATATGGATATGCCAAGCAAAGAGGATGCACCTTTTGAGCACAGTCGGATGCTAAGGTGGCCAACAACccgccatcaacaacaagagcTTACGGAGTGCTCACTGTACGTTTTCGTTGTGTTAGTGCTGTGTTATGTCTATTGGACTGCTCCAAATCCCTCCGGAGCCCTCTCCAAGCTAAAAGCTTTCTCTCCGTATGTTACCAAGTACTACGTCGGATGAAACAAGACACAAGCGGTCTCAGCTCAAGATGGGAGGGCGGAGGCCGATCACGGACTTCCGCCCGGAGGTTCTCCCCCTTTCCCCGCACCCGCAGCGGAACCTCTTTACCGCCAGACGCCAAGAGACGCGAATCCACCTCCCAGACGGAAGCGAGCCTCGGTCTATGGTCCCTCGGCGGAGGTGTGTGGGGATGGTGGCATGCTTAGTTCAGAGTTTATTTTCTCAAGAGGCTCAAGCCAAGGAAGACCAAGTCCTGAGTACGCCCATTTACCGGAAGGACGGCAGATTACGGAATGCCCTCCCCCAACCGTTTCTGCAGAGTGTTTTCTAGAAGCACGCTACATCTGCATGTATGTAGGTGCACCACACGTTCATCAGCTGAGGCATGGCTGACTGAAATTGGGACGGATCCGAAGCTGAGCGATTTATGATTTATCCAGGGCAGGGGtctgaagaaggaggaataCCCGTGAGCCCCATATTCAATCTGGCCCGCCCTCTCGCATAAACAAGGTGCAAGGATCAGTAATGTTAAAAGATGGGAACACTTGTCTCTCGCCACTCATAAGCCGTCTATAGAGATGAGCATCTTTGCTGCAGAATTCCTGTAAAGAATATTCGTCACACCGTAGGGGTCTTGACTAAACGATCTCCATGACCCCCGTACCCTGTTATGGAGAAGAGATGCACCGCGTGGAGTAGGCTATCTCCTTGCTTGCGCGAAGACATCCAACGCGTACTGGACCCACTTTTTTCACGTAATGACGAGGGTACGAGCGGGGTACGAGAGGTCTCTTTGAAATCAATTACAGCCAAAACACCATAGAAATTATTTTGAAGAGACCTATGACTTCCCAATCAGTCCCTGGCCAGGCACTTAACGCCGCCGACCCTAGTAGTTATATCACAGAAGAAAATAGCCGCCGTGAGCAACCTGACGATTTCACCTGCAGACCCGTGTTCAGCCCGACCACACGCTGCGGCGCCTACTTCCTTCCTATGGAGATGCCCTCACGAGACCTAGAGGTCAAGTCACTGCCCCAGACGCCTCTAGAGCTTTTCCAGCTTTTCCTACCTTATTCCCTCGTTAAAAGCTGGGTCCATTACACCAATTCCTGGGTTCAAAGCTTGCTCCAAAGTCATCACTTGGGCCCGGCAAGCCGGCTGCGAGGCTGGTACGAGACCTCCGTTGCAGAGGTATACATATGGCTTGCCATCCTGATTTATATAGGAATTCATAAGGAATCTACGATCCACCGCCATTGGGAGACTTCTTCGCTAGGGCATCAAGGCGCTGACCATAGTATACGCAAATACCTTACATACGACCGcttccagcttcttcaacgccaCATACGAGTCTTCAACCCGTTCAATATCGCCGATACACAGCTGCCGAAGGTATTCCAAGCCGTGGATGACTGGTCTGAGCACATACAACGTGTGTCTCTCGAGCTATGGACCCCAGGCACGAATATTGCTGTGGATGAGTGTATGACCCGCTTCACAGGGAGGTCATACGAGACAACAAAGGTCCCTAATAAACCTACGCCCCTCGGCTTCAAGTCTTGGGTTGTGGCCCAAAAAGGCTTCTTCTTACGGTGGATTTGGCACcagccaaagaagagataCGGACCAGTTGGTCTTCAGAAGAAGCCGCGCCGGCacccaaggaagaagagccaATTTCCTAGTCAGCTACGCAGTCAGAGACGAAGAGATCTATATACGCCTCTCAACCCGACTCAGAGCGTGGTCGTTGCCCTAGTTAATAAGCTGCCAAAAGCCAGATATCACGTCTTCATCGATAACCTCTTCTCATCTGCGAATCTCTTCACACATCTTCGCCGGCTAGGCCACGGGGCCACAGGCACAGCCCGCCGCAACTGTGGCATGTTCAAGCCCTTCGTACAGCTCAAAGTTGATGACACTGCCGGCCGTAACCTTCTTCGGTTTGGCGAGCTTCGAATAGCCCCAACAGTTGATCACAAGGCAAGGTCTTGAGACTAATTTACGTGTGATTCCCTTACTAATTTGtctcttggcttggcagGTCAACCAAATCGCGTGGAAAGATAACGCCCTCGTGCTCTTCCTGACTTCCGTGTTCAAGGGAGACGAGCTTGTCAagcggaagaggaagcggCCAAATACGATGGAAGCTCGTGCACGGCCGATACAGCTTTTTTTTGGTGAGGAAGCTGTGAAGGAATTCGAGATTCCTTCTTTTGCTGCTACTTATAACGACGAAATGAATCATGTGGACCGAGGAGACCAACTGAGGGCATCGCTAGGTTATGATCACCGGATTCGTCGGggcccttggcaggctctAGCCTGGACTTTCCTCCTTGATATCGCCCTCGTCAACAGCTATCTTTTGCAGCTATACGGAAACCCAAGTTGGAAGAGATATAGGTCACAAGCGGCGTGGAGAAGCTGCCTTGTGGATGCCCTCATCGCAGCTTACAGTCCGGCCTGTGAGGGAAGGAAGAGATATAGGTCCGGCAATGAAGATCTCAGTAACCCGGGCCATCAGCTTATCTATCGAGGCCGTACCAAATATAGTCCCTGCCACGCCTGTCAGGGCCATCGCTGTGGTGTTGCGAGATCACAGGCTGCGGCGCGTGCCTTGGTGGAGACTGACGGGAATAgaggcaagaagaaggtgccGAAATCAAGGTACGGCTGCGGGCTTTGCAATGTTCCTTTATGTAACTCGGCAAATTGCTTTGACTTCTATCACCATAGAAAATGAGTGGGAAAAGAAGTACCTTTGAACAGCTTCATTTTCATTGGATCAGACCCCTGCGGGGTACGCGTTGGATGTCTTCGCGCAAGCAAGGAGATCTCC from Fusarium keratoplasticum isolate Fu6.1 chromosome 12, whole genome shotgun sequence includes:
- a CDS encoding MFS domain-containing protein gives rise to the protein MTEIKTTSGADPNGEKEENGATLTQVPSITKAETGVIADINHVARLGMENTKELEKRIVRKLDMWMLPQLWILYMFNYLNRNNIAQARLNSFNEDLNLKDGDYQTAVAILTVGYMVAQLPSNMLITRVRPSIYLPAAAFIWSAISALTVVCTSAGGLWAVQFVLGIVEAPLFPGAVFLMSCWYTRREFALRVALLYSGLVLAQAFSGLIAAGVFAGLDGPMGLAGWKWLFILEGAASGFFAITAYFVLPNYPDSTSGGAMWYMTADMRKVAAARILDDRVEFSDKSTVWHGLKLAVTDLKLYMFLFLNIFITSSYGFNNFFPTIVNGLGFGSRVQALLMTAPPYVWGTLCTFFVAWNSDRRRERGFHIIIPLSCSVAGFVVTVATGNASVRYAMTFLYAAGCFSANTLQYTWAVSTLGQTPEKRAAGGAIVNIFGHLGNVISPYFFPDKDAPRYTMAMILQIVFAGLGIAVASVVKWHLTRKNKKLREEAERLGIDYNPFTT
- a CDS encoding Abhydrolase-3 domain-containing protein, with the protein product MTDSKFSERHPKLQAAIAKRPFPGFPFVPENRAARRQHLDSLKHMLPVPDPIPEVIEDTIFIEARDGYKIPTKYYRSAMDGDKRPLMVLFHEGGWVMGDVADEDSNARHFTRDLGIVCLNVEYRLAPEHPFPTGVLDCWDILKWAAANASGIGADPTKGFMVGGSSAGSNIAASLVHLSIKEQLHPPITGQWLCVPYLLPPEIVPDKYRQDYTSMWANRSDPVLGPLLESPEDTTAGSFIETLLKVDVRSPLFSPFAKEWYPPTAEAKHKLPKTFFQVAGLDPLRDHALIYKRALEEEWKAPTRFELYEGYGHMFWTNWPELDRCQDYWKNMIKGIEWLLNA
- a CDS encoding HET domain-containing protein — encoded protein: MARFLDAHDTATTILNVQALLRPEGMRKSAYDIHEILLHGGIVGAGISARDFMHSHFRFKVYACPGDQAAAYISSRSCDLNVHSSAAFVKIRSWVADCDTHHQSCPRPVPVPLPTRVLDLQNQNTVRIHEAQTEYGQYAALSYCWGSNSQSGTPLSNDRPTCLATSALPRTIQDAITVTRQIGLKYLWVDAFCIIQDSVEDKGAEIGQMAQYYQNASVTIIAANARSSDKGFLASNTQPRCLEPDVVSYQFQLSMAFPDDVVDLISAEYCIWDNGASPEPLDRRAWAYQEQILCRRALTYGTSTMTWRCEQGIQGWNSWLRKHQSVVAKVLPKHSSQYPYKEAWKNMVAVYSHRNLTFPEDKLPAISALASQIHHLSVQSGGGPGRYLAGLWEDDLLDQLIWFAAPRESHPVQCIPYRAPSWSWASVECPVLFLDPRSGLTLGALQSTKVLHLEIIDCGVTLRSALVPLGQVTAGRLRVRGRLVHGSRVPNPEAWLLGAFRGTNSDVVLKLDCYSIGDKAGLSKARSCWWLQVQHRHGLVLEHVDGAIYRRVGCVVRNWPESSEERRIIDLI